In one Nocardioides luteus genomic region, the following are encoded:
- the catC gene encoding muconolactone Delta-isomerase: protein MLYHVRMDVRIPHDLDPDVRDDTIAREKAYAQELQRAGKWPHLWRIAGEYANFSVFDVESHDELHQILSGLPLFPYMDVQVTPLAKHPSKVD, encoded by the coding sequence ATGCTCTATCACGTACGCATGGACGTCCGGATCCCGCACGACCTGGATCCGGACGTCCGCGACGACACGATCGCCCGCGAGAAGGCCTACGCCCAGGAGCTCCAGCGCGCCGGCAAGTGGCCGCACCTGTGGCGGATCGCCGGGGAGTACGCCAACTTCTCGGTCTTCGACGTCGAGTCCCACGACGAGCTGCACCAGATCCTCTCCGGCCTGCCGCTGTTCCCCTACATGGACGTCCAGGTCACCCCGCTGGCGAAACACCCGTCCAAGGTGGACTAG
- the catA gene encoding catechol 1,2-dioxygenase, with the protein MTTDQTLESAEAATAAASGASATERFAADKSPFEAVKDTPPERVDRLAKRVLNAVYETIREEKVSYDEYNALKAWLIQVGKDGEWPLFLDVWVEHEVEKVATEHREGNKGTIEGPYYVPAAPEQGANGTIPMREGESGTPLTWTGTITSTDGTPLDGAKVELWHADADGFYSQFAPGIPEWNLRGSFTVGADGAFEIHTIQPAPYQIPTDGSCGKLIAAAGWHAWRPAHLHVKVSAPGHELLTAQLYFPGDEHNDDDIASAVKPELVLAPVANEDGSVSVDYGFVLDPVRG; encoded by the coding sequence ATGACCACCGACCAGACCCTCGAGTCCGCCGAGGCTGCCACCGCGGCCGCCTCAGGTGCCTCCGCCACCGAGCGCTTCGCCGCCGACAAGTCGCCCTTCGAGGCCGTCAAGGACACCCCGCCGGAGCGCGTCGACCGGCTCGCCAAGCGCGTCCTCAACGCGGTCTACGAGACGATCCGCGAGGAGAAGGTCAGCTACGACGAGTACAACGCGCTCAAGGCGTGGCTGATCCAGGTCGGCAAGGACGGCGAGTGGCCGCTCTTCCTCGACGTCTGGGTCGAGCACGAGGTCGAGAAGGTCGCCACCGAGCACCGCGAGGGCAACAAGGGCACCATCGAGGGCCCCTACTACGTCCCCGCCGCCCCGGAGCAGGGCGCGAACGGCACCATCCCGATGCGCGAGGGCGAGTCCGGCACGCCGCTGACCTGGACCGGCACGATCACCTCGACCGACGGCACCCCGCTCGACGGCGCCAAGGTCGAGCTCTGGCACGCCGACGCCGACGGCTTCTACTCGCAGTTCGCTCCCGGCATCCCGGAGTGGAACCTGCGCGGCAGCTTCACCGTCGGGGCCGACGGGGCCTTCGAGATCCACACGATCCAGCCGGCGCCCTACCAGATCCCGACCGACGGCTCCTGCGGCAAGCTCATCGCCGCCGCCGGCTGGCACGCCTGGCGTCCGGCCCACCTGCACGTCAAGGTGTCGGCCCCGGGCCACGAGCTCCTCACCGCCCAGCTCTACTTCCCCGGCGACGAGCACAACGACGACGACATCGCCTCGGCCGTCAAGCCCGAGCTGGTGCTCGCCCCCGTCGCCAACGAGGACGGCTCCGTCAGCGTCGACTACGGCTTCGTGCTCGACCCGGTTCGCGGCTGA